CGAGCTTGTCGAGCCCGTAGCCCGCCATCGCGGAGTCCATCTCCGGGCCGAGCCAGTCGGCGACGTCGATGCTCGCGCCGGCGCGGTCGACGAGCCAGATGAACCCGTGCCGCTCCTCCACGGGCAGCTCGACCAGGCCGTACTTCGAGCGGTCGATCTCGCCGAAGGAGTCCTCGTAGGTGATGGTGCGCAGGGACCCGTCGGGGTCGTAGGACCAGCGGTGGTAGCCGCAGGAGAAGATGCGGCAGCGGCCGGCGGGCGCCTCCTCCAGCAGGGCGCCGCGGTGGCGGCAGGCGTTGACGAATGCCTTGACCGAGCCGTCCTTCTGCCGCATGAGGATCACCTTGTTGCGCGGCATGGTGAGGGTGATGAAGTCGTTCGGCCGGGGCAGCTGCGACCGGTGGGCGACGATGGTCGGCACCGCACCGAAGATCAGCTCCCGCTCCTTCCGGGCGAGGTCCGGATCGGTGAACCAGTCCGGGCCGAAGGACTCGGTCGTGTCCATGAGGTCCGTCTTCTCTTCGCGCAGCAGCTCCAGCAGCCGGCGGATCCTGCGTTCGCGTGCGACGTCCGTGGCGGCCATGTCCACTCTCCTCGGGTGTGTCGGGCACTGTCAGTAATCTAAAGGCTCTAGGTTATGAGGTCAACCCCGGGTCGCTTGCCGCACGTCCGGCAAACCTACTAGCCTTAGATAAGAAAACCGCCCGCATCACCGATCATGGAGTAGACCGTGGAGAGCGATCTCTTCGAGGAGGACCATCTCGAGTTCGGCCGCACCGTCGCCGAGTTCGTCAAGCGCCATGTGGAGCCGAACCTGGAGCGGTGGGACCGGGATCGCCTCATCGACCGCGAGACGTGGCTCGCGGCCGGGAAGCAGGGCCTGCTCGGACTCGCCGTCCCGGAGGAGTACGGCGGCCCGGGCGTGGACGACTACCGCTTCCGGGTGATCCTCCAGCTGGAGATCGCGAAGGCGGGCGCCTCGTCGCTGCAGTCCGGGTTCTCCACCAACGACGACATCGTCCTCAGCTACCTCCTCCGCCACGCCGACGACGAGCAGAAGCGGCGCTGGCTGCCCGGTTTCGTGACGGGCGAGACGATCGGCGCGATCGGCATGACCGAGCCGGGGGCCGGCTCCGACCTGCGCGGCATCAAGACGACCGCGGTCCGCAAGGGCGACGGCTGGGTCCTCAACGGCTCGAAGACGTTCATCACCAGCGGGATCCTCGCCGACCTGGTGGTCGTGTTCGCGCGGACCGGCGAGGACGAGAACGGCAGGGAGGGCTACAGCCTGTTCGTCGTCGAGGAGGGCATGCCCGGCTTCACGCGGGGCCGCAAGCTGGACAAGGTCGGCCTGCACGCCCAGGACACCGCCGAGCTGTTCTTCGACGACGTCCACGTGCCCGCCGAGAACCTCCTGGGCGAGGTGGGATCGGGCCTGGACTACCTCAAGCAGAGCCTGCCGCTCGAGCGGCTCGGCATCGCGATCGCCGGTCAGGCGTCCGCCGAGGCGGCCCTGGAGTGGACGCTCGACTACGTGCGCGAGCGCAAGGCCTTCGGCAAGCGGATCGCCGACTTCCAGGTGATCGCCCACCGGCTCGCCGAGCTGCGCACCTCCATCGAGGTGTCCCGCGCCTACCTCGACCGGTGCGTCCGCGCCTATAACGACGGCACGCTGAGCGCCGTGGACGCGGCCAAGGCGAAGTACTGGGCGACGGACCTCCAGGGCGAGGTCATAGACGCCGCCGTCCAGATGCACGGCGGCTACGGCTACATGATGGAGTACCCGGTCGCGAGGGCCTTCGTGGACGCGCGCGTCCAGCGGATCTACGGCGGGACCAACGAGATCATGAAGGAGATCATCCAGCGGGATCTCATCGGCCGTCCCTGACCGGCCCTGCCGCCGCAAGACGAAACGTCGAAGGCGGCCCACCTTCGCGGTGGGCCGCCTTCGACGTTCTCAGGCCAGTGCCGGAGGGGGTCAGGGGGCCGCGGGAGCGGCCAGGTAGAGGGACTTGTGCACCAGGTACGGATCGATGCCCTCGGGTCCGAGCTCGCGCCCCAGGCCACTGCCCTTCACGCCGCCGAAGGGCGCGTTGAGGTCCAGCTCGTAGTGGTTTACCCCGAAGGTGCCGGTCCGGATCCGGCGGCCGATCTCGATGCCCTTCTCCTCGTCCGCGGTCCAGACGGTGCCGCCCAGGCCGTAGTCCGAGTCGTTGGCTATCTCGATCGCCTCGTCGAGCGTGCCGTACGGGATGACCGCGAGCACCGGACCGAAGATCTCCTCCCGGGCGATCACGTCCTTGTTGTCCACGTCCGCGAACACGGTCGGCTCCACGAACCACCCCTCCGCGAGGTCTCCGGGGACGCCGCCGCCGGTCGTGAGGCGCGCGTCGCTCGCCCTGCCGGCCTCGATGTAGTCGAGCACCCGCCGCTGCTGCGCGCGGCTGACCATCGGGCCGATCTGGGTGTCCCGGTCGAGCGGGTCCCCGACCCGGTAGCCGCGCACGGTCTCGGTGATCGCCTCCACGACCTCGTCGTACCGCGCGCGGGGCGCCAGGATCCGGGTGCCGGCGTGGCACGTCTGGCCGTTGTTCGGGAGGGACACGTTCAGCAGCTGCGCCGAGAAGAGGTCCAGGTCGGCGTCCTCGGCCACCAGCGAGACGGACTTGCCGCCGAGTTCCAGCGTGACCGGGCGGAGCAGGCGCCCGCAGGTCTCCCCGATGGCGCGGCCCGCCGCCGTCGACCCGGTGAACGCCACCTTGTCCACGCCCGGGTGCGCGACCAGGTGGGCGCCCGCCTCGCGCCCGCCGGGGACGACGTTGACGACGCCGCCGGGCAGTCCCGCCGCTGCGGCCGCCTCGGCGAAGGCGTAGGCGTCGAGCGCCGTCTCCGGGGCCGGTTTGAGCACGACCGTGCACCCGGCCGCCAGGGCCGGCGCCAGCTTCATCGCCGCCAGCGGCTGGGGGTAGTTCCACGGCGTGACGGCGGCGACCACCCCCACCGGCTCACGCCGCACGACGTTCCGGCGGCCCGCCGCGCCGGGCCGGTGCTCCTCCAGGTCGAGGCCGCAGATCAACTCGGCGTAGTAGCGCATCATGAACGCCGGGCCGAAGCCGTTGACCGACTTCGACAGCCTGATCGGCATGCCGTTCTCGCGGGTCACCGTCTCGGCCGTCTCCCGGCCCCTGGCCTGGAGTTCGTCGGCGAACTTCTCGAGCAGGCCGGCGCGTTCGGCCTTGCCCAACGCGCCCCAGGGGCCGGTCAGCGCACGCCTGGCCGCGTCGACCGCGGCGTCGATGTCGGCGGTGCCCGCCATCGCGGCCTCGGCGAGCGGCCGGCCCGTCGCGGCCTCCACCACCTGGTGCGCGTCGCCGTCGATCGGGGCGGCCCAGGAGCCGTCGATGAAGAATTCCTTGCGGTCCATATCTCAGTCCTCGGTCGCCGGCCGGTCGCCGGCGCGGTGATGGTCGGTCACAGGACGTCGGCGTCGCCGAAGAGCACGGAGCTGACCAGGGGCGCCATCGGCCCCCCGATGAACAGCGAGGTCTTGGCTCCCGGCACGGGGTTGGGCGAGTCTCCGCGGATCTGGCGCACGGCCTCCGCCGCCAGTCCCATCCCGTTGACGAAGGATCCGGCGATGTTGCCGCCGTTGGTGTTGACCGGGAGCGAGCCGCCCACGATGAGGTTCTCGAACGTGAGCACGTCCCCGGCCGCGGGCCCCGCCGGTGCGAGGCCGTGGTCGATCAGGGACGCCACGGCGGGTCCGCTGAAGTTCTCGTAGACCTGGACCACGTCGACGTCCTCGGCCTTGAGCCCGGCGGCGTCCCAGAGCCTGCGGGCGACTCCGCCACCGCGCGGACCCGGGCCGAAGCCGGCCGTGCCGTAGGGGTGGTCGTTCTCGGACAGCGAGGCGTAGCCCCCGGGGGCGCCCTGCGCGCCCGCGATGACGTACGCCGGACGCTCGACCAGGGTCTTCGCGCGTTCCGCCGAGACCAGCACCAGGGCGACGGCCCCGTCGTTCTCCCGGGAGCAGTCGAACAGCCGGAACGGCTCCACGATCAGGCGGGAGGCGTCGTAGGCCGCGGCGTCGAGCGGCTTCCCGAAGCCCGTCGCGGACGGATCCCGCTGCGCGTGGTGGTAGTTCGCCATGACCAGTGCGCGCATCGCGTCGGCGGGGACCCCGTCCTTCTCCAGGAGCCTCTGGGTCCGCAGCGCGCACACCTGGGCGGGAGCGCCCACGCCGGCCGACAGGTAGTGGTTGTCGTAGAAGTACTTGGCGTACCCGAGCCGGCCGGTCTCCTGCTCCGCCATGGAGCGGAACGCCACCACCACCTCGGCCTGTCCCGTGGCGATCGCGGCAGCGGCGTTGACGACGGCCGCCGCGGCTCCCCCGCCGCCGCCTCCCCACACCATCGACGAGTGCCGGAGCTCGTCGATGCCCAGCTCCGCGCCGAGCACGGGACCGGACAGGTCTCCCCCGGCGAAGGACGTGAAGCCGTCGATCTCCCGGGGCGAGATGCCGGCGTCGGCGCAGGCGGCCAGGACGGCCTCCAGGACCATCCGCAGTTCGCTGGGGCCGCTCCCCCGCCTGTAGTGCAGATCCGCGATCCCCACGACCGCGGCGGCGCCCCGCATGCCGGTCATCGGTCCCCCTCCGCCCCGGCCGTCTCCCGGGTCCACCGCATGACCGGCCATGCGGAGTTCGGCGGGACCGCGATGACGCCGGAGACCGGATCCCCGATCCGGACGGGTTCGGAGTCCGGGTCGAGCATGCCGAGCACGCGGACGCCGCCGGCGCCGGGCAGCTCCACCACCAGTGACACGTAGGGGTGGAGGTCTGCCAGCTCGCTCATGTACGGATGGTGGGTGCGGCACCAGGTGAAGACGCGCCCCTTCGCGGCGACCGGTTCCCAGGACAGGTCGAAGCCGTGGCAGTGCGGGCACAGGACCCGGCACCCCGGGAGCCAGGCGTCGCACGAGCCGCAGCGCTGGACGACGAACCGGCCCGCCCTCAAGGCCTCCCAGTAGTCGCGGTCACGGCCGTCGGCCATCGGCCCGGCGGGGAAGGTCTCGGCGGCGAGTGCGGTCACTTCGCGTCCTCGACGGGGAAGTTCTCCAGCTCCACGGCCCGCCAGGCGCCCTCGTGCATGATCCAGTAGGAGCGCAGCCCGATCGGGCCGTCGGGCGTCTCATAGACGGTGTCGCCGACCCAGCGGTCCCCCTCCTTGCGGACGTCGAGGATGGTCCGGCTCGTGGCCCTGCCGCGCGGCACGACGACGCCCTCGAAGACGGCGGGGACGACGGACGGCACCATGTCCGCCAGGGACGCCTTGACGTTCCCCTCGACGACGTACCCGGTGTGGCGTTCGTAGAGCTCCCGGAACTCGGTGGCCTCGTCGGTCATGTCGGCTCCTCACGGATGTTCGAGCGGGCGGCGACGGTGCGCCATCGTCCCAGTTATCCTAATGACAATAGATAAGATGGGCAAAGTCCCGGCCGATCGCGACGCTGGGCAGCGCGGGATCAGGAGTCCCGGAGAGACCCCGGCGGCACGGCACGCCCCTCGCGCGAACGCGGCCGGCCGGACCCCGAACCGGACCGGCTCGCCGCCCGCCGCCGGCGAGCTGCCGAAGATCGAGAGCCGGACACCGGTCCGCGCCCGGGGGGAGACGGGCGCCACAAATCTAAAGCCATTCGATTGTGCGGGCGGGTGCACTTGCCTTTGGTTACCGACAGGCATTAGGTTTAGCGGGTATCCGAGTGGCCCCTCACCTCTAGACCGACCAGGAGCCCACCATGACTGCCATCAACGAATCAGTGGCGCAACGGCTCACCCGGCACCTGCGCGAAGGCACCACGGACATGGGCGAACAGCTCCGTGTCCCCGTCTCCCACTTCGTGAGCCCCGAGCACGCGGCGCGGGAGCGCAAGGTCCTGATGCGCAGGCCGCTGATCATCGGGCGCGGTTCCGAGATCCCGAAGAAGGGGAACTTCATCACCCGCGAGGTGCTGGGCATCCCGCTCATCGTGGTGCGCAAGGCGGACGGCGGCGTCGCGTCGTACCTCAACATCTGCAAGCACCGCGGCGGCCGGGTCGAGAACGCCGAGTCCGGGTCCAAGCGCTTCTTCACCTGCAACTACCACGGCTGGAGCTACTCCTGTGAGACCGGGCGGCTCCGCGGCGTGCCCTACGACGAGTTCTACACGTACGTGGACCGCGAGGAGTACAGCCTCAACACCGTGCAGACCACCGAGTGGCAGGGCTTCCTCTTCGTGAACTTCGGCGACGCCGAGCAGCCGATCGAGGACTGGATGGGGCCGGAGGTCAAGGCGCAGCTCGAGGACATGGGCGTCGCCGACTCCGTGATCTACATGCACAAGTCCTTCACGCTGGACATCAACTGGAAGCTCGTCCTGGACGGCGCGATCGACGTCCTCCACCCCAAGTTCCTGCACCCCAACGGCGTCGGCAAGCTGATCGAGACCAACACCAGCGTCTGGCGCGAGTACGGCCACCACGGTCAGTCGTTCAGCCCGCGGACCAAGCTCAGCAAGATCGTCGAGGCCGGCGAGGAGCCCGAGGCCGCGTGGAAGCTGATCGGCAGCAACCTCTTCCTCTACCCCAACTCGTCCGTGATCCCCACCCCCGACCACGTCGAGTTCTGGACCGTCTGGCCCGACCCGGAGAACCCCGGCCGCTCGACCACGGAGATCCGCTTCCTCGTGCGGCCCGACGTCCTCGACGAACGCATGGAGGCCCGGATCAACAAGAGCTGGGAGATTCTGAAGCAGGCCGCCATGGAGGAGGACTGGCCGATGGAGGAGACGATCCAGAAGAACTCCGAGGCCTGGCCGTACGGCAGCTATCTCTACGGCCGCAACGAGCAGCCGTGCCAGCACCTCCACCGCCGGCTCGCGGCCGACATGGCCGAGTTCCAGGTCTGACCCAGTTCCAGGTCTGACTCACCGCCGCACGCCCCGCCTCACCCGGCCGGACGGCGGCGGCCCGCGGCGGTGAACCCGGCCGAGCGGGCGGTGCCGGAGAAGCCGTCCCAATGCCCCGGCACCGCCTGCTCACCCACGGCCCCGGGACTCCGGCCGGCGCCACGGTGTCCGGCCGGCGGGCTCGCTACCGGCGGCACTTCACGACACGGGCGAGAAGCGCGGAGCCGGCCTGTCGGCGCGACTCTGGTCGCGCCGACAGGCCGGCTCGGCTTCGGAACGCGGACGGTCAGGCGGGGTTGTGGCCGCCCGGGGCGAGCTGCTCCAGGGTCTTGCCCCGCGTCTCCGTGGCCAGCAGGGCGAACAGGGCGCCGAGGAGGGCGGCCGCGCCCAGTGCCCCGAAGACGGTGGCGTTGGTGCCGCCGTGGGCGATGATGCGGCCCACCACGATCGGGCCGAGGATCACGCCGAGCCGGTTGAAGACGCCTCCGGTCGAGCAGCCGAGGGCGCGGCTGCGGGTCGGGAACAGCTCCGGGGTGTAGAGGTAGAGCGTCACGTTGGTGGCGAAGATGAAGAACGCCGCGAGCGACGACCACAGCAGGACCTGGGAGCCGGAGGACGCGCCGAGGACCGCGAGCGTGCCGAGGGAGACGGCGGAGCCGGCGAGTCCGGCCGTCAGCGCCACGCGCCGGCCGATCTGGTCGATGGTCAGGGCCGCGACCACGCAGCCGAGGAACCCGACCGCGTTGGTGCAGAGGTTGTACTTCAGGGCGGTGTCCAGGTCGAGGCCGAACACGCTGGTGTACAGGGTCGGCAGCCACGCGGTGATGCCGTAGTTGACGAAGTAGCCGAAGAACCACAGCGCCGAGACCACGATCGTCCGGCGGAGGTAGATCCCGGTGAACAGGTCGGCCAGGGTGCTGCGCGGCCGGCCGTCGACGGCGACGGGGTCGGGCGCGGGCGGCGGGAGCTCGCCCTTGGTCCGGGAGACCTCGGCCTCGATCTTGGTGAGCACCTCGTCGGCCTCCGGCAGCCGCCCCTTGGCGGCCAGCCAGCGGGGAGACTCGGGCACCCGCCGCTGCAGGAACACCATGAGGAGCGCGGGCGCGGCACCGATGGCGAACATGGCGCGCCAGCCCCAGTTGGGCACGACCCAGGCGGCCACGACCGTCGCCATGAGCAGGCCGGCCGGGAAGAACAGCTCGTAGAGCAGCACGAACCGGCCGCGGTGCCGGGCCTTGGTGATCTCGCTGACGTAGGTCGCGGCGACCGGCACCTCACCGCCGATGCCGAGCCCCTGGACGAAACGGAGCACGACGAGCCAGGCGAAGCCCGGGGCGAAGACGATCGCGAGGCTGGTCAGGCCCGTGACCAGCACGCCGCACATGACCATCCGGACGCGGCCCACCCGGTCGGCGAGCCATCCGGCCGCCAGGGCGCCCACCAGCATGCCCACGGAGCCGGAGGTGATCGCCAGTGTCACCTGGCCGGTGCTGAGGCCCCACTCCCGGATGAGGACGGGGAGCGCGGTGGCGATCAGGAGTTGGTCGAAGGCCTCGAAGAAGGTGACGACCCCGATGAAGGTCCGCACCTTCACGTGCCAGCGCGAGGTGGGCAGCCGCTCCAGCCGGGCGGCGATCGACGCCACGGTGGGCGGATTCGATACGACGGTCATGCGTGCTCCTATCTTGCCTGGTCACAGCCGTATCGCGCGGCCAGGCGGGCCGGGCGAGGTGGACGTGATCCACCGCACACCCCCGCAGCCCGAAACAGTAAGGCTAAGAATCTTGCGAGTCAATGATTCTTTGGCAAGTTGAGTGGCACTACATGCGATGTTTCACTGAGTGCTCAGATTTTGGTCGAGGAACCGGGTGATCGAGAGCCAGGTTTCCCCGTCGTCGCCGCGCGTCCTGAGCCAGGGTGCGCGGCACTCGGCGATCAGCGCGTCGAGCGCGGGAACGCCGGGCCAGGGGAGCCGGGCCGCGCCGTCCGGGGGCGCCGCGTCGTCCCTGGGCACCGCGTCGTCCGGGAGCACCGCGGCCGCGGCGATCACCTCGTGGCGGACCGAGGCCCAGGCGGCGAGATGCCCGCCCGCGCCGAAGCCCACCACCGCGGGCCTGGACGGCGCTCGCGCCTCCAGGTAGGAGTGCGCGGCCGCGACGTCGGCGGCCACGTCCTCGGGGGACAGTTCCGCCATCGCGGCGCGGGCGGGCCCGGCGTCCTCGAAGGCCGGACCGCCGCGCTGGTGGTACAGGAACGGCGACACCGCCAGCCAGCCGCCGAGCGCGAGGGACCGGCACGCCCGCTCGACGCGCTCGGTCATGCCGTGCACGTCGTGCAGCACGATCACACCGCCCCGCGGCGGGGACGCGGGCCGGCAGACGAACAGCGGCGCGGCGGCCTGCAGCACCCGGCGGCCCCGGTTGGCGGGGCCGTGGGACAGACGGTGGCCGCCCATCACGTCCGCCCCGGAATCGCGACGGGCGGGACGAAGGGCACAGGCACCGGCCCGAGCGCGGTCACGTCGACCTCCAGCAGGCTCGGCTCCCTGGCGGCCACCGCCTTGGCGAACGCGCCGGCGAAATCGCCGGCGTCGCGCACGAGGGCGTACGGCATGTCCATGGCGCGGGCCGTCGCCGCGAAGTCGGGGGTGAACAGGTCGACTCCCGACCGCCGCTCCATGTGGGCGTCCTGCATGTTGCGCAGCACCCCGTAGCCGCCGTCGTTGAAGACCACGACGACCAGCCATGGCCGCTCCTGGGCGAGGGTGGCCAGCTCCCCCAGGTGGACGGACAGCCCGCCGTCCCCGGCGATCACCAGTGCGGGGACGTCCGGCCGGGCCAGCGCGGCGCCGATGCCCATCGCCAGGCCCTGCCCGATGCCGCCGCCGACCGGGAAGATGTTGGTGGCCGGATCGAAGATCGGCAGCAGCCTGTTGCCCCATTGGCTGGACGGGATCGTCACGTCCCGGGCGATCGGCGAGCCGGGTTCCAGGTGGGCGCGCATGGCGTCGCAGATCGCCGCGTACGGGCCGATGTCGGCGCGCAGGCGATCGCGCACGGCACGCCGGGTGGCGACGCCGCGTTCGCGCCAGCCGGGTTCGGAGGTGGGCCCGTCCTCCGGAAGGTGGTCGAGCAGCGCCGGGAGCAGGTCGGCCGCGTCGCCGCACAACCCGTCCGTCACCGGATACGAGCGGCCCAGTGCGTCCCGGTCGACGTCGAGCTGAACGTGGTGCTCGGGCAGCCGCAGCGCGTAGTGCCGCGTCTCGTTCGACCGGAAGTGCGTGCCGATGCTGAGGAGCAGGTCGGCGTCGGCGAGCAGCGGCTGGGCGGCGGCGGAGGCCGCGAAGTTGCCGACGACCAGTTCGTGGTCCTCGGAGACCGAGCCGCGGCCCGCGTTCGAGGTGAGGATCGGCGCGCCGAGGCGTTCCGCCAGCGCGCGCAGCGGGCCGCCGGCCGCGCGGGCGCCGCCGCCGGCCCAGATCAGCGGGCGGCGCGCCGCCGCGAGCCGGGCGGCGATCTCGGCGACGCGGGCGGTGCTCACCGTGTGCGCGGCGTCCGGCCGCGGAACCGCCGGGCCGTTCTCGGCGCCCGCGCCGGTGTCCTGCTGCGCGGCGTACTGGAGGTCGATCGGCCATTCCACGCTGACCGGCCCGTACGGCAGCGTGCGGGCGTGCCGGATCGCGGTCCGCAGGACGCTCGCGGCCGTGCCCGCGGACGTGATGGTCGCCGCGTGCTTGGACACCGCCGTCAGCATGCCGAGCTGGTCCTTGGTCTCGTGGATCACTCCGCGGCCCCGGCCGAGGTGGGCGCTGTCGATGTTGCCGGTGACGTGCAGGACGCGGCTGCCCGCGGCGAGCGCCTCGATCATCGAGCCGGCGGCGTTGCCGGCCCCGGTGCCGGTGCTGGTCAGCGCGCAGCCCAGGCCGCCGCCGGCGCGGGCGTGCCCGTCCGCGGCGTTGACCGCGGCGGCCTCGTGGCGGACCGCGACGAAGCGCAGGTCCCGGTCCACCGCCTCCACCAGGGGCAGGTTGTGGACGCTGACCACGCCGAAGACGGTGTCGACCCCGTTCTCCCGGAGGATCCGGACGAGCAGATCACCGCCGTTCCCGGGACGGGCTCCGTCGCGGTCTCCCGGAGCGCCGCGCTGTGGGGCGTCAGACATATCTGGCGATCCCTCCGCCGACGTCGATGGACGATCCGGTGACGTAGGACGCGCGCGGCGAGAGCAGCGCGACGATCGGGTGCGCGACCTCATCGGGGGTGCCGAAGCGGCCGAGCGCGACGCCGCGGTCCGCGGCGATCGCGGCGGACCACTCCGCGTAGGACTGCGCCGTGCCCGACTCCTCGTACCGGCGGCGCCATTGGCCGGTGTCGATCAGGCCGAGGCAGACCGAGTTGACCCGGATCGGCGCGAGGTCCGCCGACAGCGTCCGGGTGAGGTTGAGCAGCGCGGCGCGCGCCGCCGAGGTCGCGCCGAGCCGCGGGTCCGGCTGGCGGGCCAGGATCGCGTTGACGTTCACGATCGCCGGCGCCGTCGAGCGGCGCAGGTGGGGCTCGGCCGCCCGGACGGTGTTCAGCACGCTGAAGATCTTCATGTCGAACTCGGCGCGCCACTGCTCGCGGGAGGTCCGCGCCACCGGCGCCATCAGCGAGCGGCCGGCGTTGTTGACCAGGCCGTCCAGCCCGCCCAGCTCGGCGGCGGCCTCGCCGATGAACTCCTCGACCGCCGCCGCGTCCAGCACGTCGCACGATCGCAGGTGCAGCCGCGCCCCGGACGCGCGCGGGAGGGGTTTCAGCGCCCGGGCGAGCCGGTCCGCGTCGCGGGCGCAGGCGGCCACGTTCGCGCCGTCGGCGAGCAGCAGCGCGGCGGTGGCGAGGCCGACGCCGGAGCTCGCGCCGGTGACGGCGTAGGTGCGCCCGGCAAGTCCAAGATCCATGGGTTCCTCGACAGGTCGAAATCGGTGAGGCTCGGAAAATCGGTGAAGCTCAGTGGAAGACGAAGCCGCCGTCGACGACGAGCGTCTGTCCGGTGATGTAGGAGGCCGCCGGGGACAGCAGGAACAGCACCGCTCCGGTCACGTCGCCGGGGTGCTGGTCCCGCCGCAGCGCCCGGTTCCGCCGGTACAGCTCGTGCCGTTCCGGGGGGATGCGCTCGGCCGCCTCGCCGAGGGTGAGTCCCGGCGCGACCGCGTTGACCGTGATGCCGTCCTCGCCCGCGTCCCTCGCCATCGCCCGGGTCATCGCGATCAGGGCGCCCTTGGAGGTGACGTAGTGCGCGAGGCGCGGCGATCCGTACAGCGCGGCGTCCGACGCCATGTTGACGATCCGTCCGCCGGGGCGGGCCAGATGGGGCCACAGGGCTCGCGCGACCAGCCAGGGGCCCCGGACGTTCACCGCCATCAACCGGTCCCACTCGGCCGGGTCGATCCGGTGGAAGGGCTTGCCGCCCACTCCGTCGGCGAGGGCGGCGTTGTTGACGAGCCCGTGCAGCGGGCCGAGCGGCTCGACCGCCTGGGCCAGCGCCTCCACCGAGCGCGGGTCCGACACGTCGGTGTCGACCCGGTGGACCTCGATGCCCCGCTCGCCGAGGGCGCGGGCGGCCGCCGCGGCGAGTTCCGGCTCGCGCTCGGCGACGACGACGCGGGCGCCGGCGTCCCCGAGCGCCCGGGCGATCGCGAACCCCAGGCCCCGGCCCGCTCCGGTGACCGCGACCAGTTCCCCGTTCACGGCACGTCCTTCCAGAAGTCGCGGACGAGGGCGTTGAACGCCCCCGGCCGTTCCTGGTTCACCAGGTGGCCCGCGCCTTGGACGATCTCCAGGCGCGCATGCGGGACGGCCGCCGCGATGGCCCGGCTCTCGTCCACGCCGGTCACCTCGTCGCGGTCGCCCACGACGACGAGGACGGGCATCGAGAGCTCACCGAGCACGGCGCTGTGGTCGGTCTCCGCCATCGCCGCGGCCGCATGGCCGTAGCCCGGGGTCCTGATCGACCGCGCCATCGTGTCCACGACCCGTCGCACCAGTTCGGGGGGCGCCTGCGCGGACAGCAGCCGCGGACCGCGCCCGGCGGCGAACGCGGCCGGGCCGAGACGTTCCAGCTCGGCCCGCCGCGCCGTCATCGCCGCCCGTTTCTGCGCCGTCCGGCCCGATCCGCGGGTGGAGCCGGCGAGAACGAGCGAACGCACCAGCTCCGGACGGTCGGCGGCCAGCCTCGTCGCG
The sequence above is drawn from the Actinomadura hallensis genome and encodes:
- a CDS encoding SDR family oxidoreductase, coding for MDLGLAGRTYAVTGASSGVGLATAALLLADGANVAACARDADRLARALKPLPRASGARLHLRSCDVLDAAAVEEFIGEAAAELGGLDGLVNNAGRSLMAPVARTSREQWRAEFDMKIFSVLNTVRAAEPHLRRSTAPAIVNVNAILARQPDPRLGATSAARAALLNLTRTLSADLAPIRVNSVCLGLIDTGQWRRRYEESGTAQSYAEWSAAIAADRGVALGRFGTPDEVAHPIVALLSPRASYVTGSSIDVGGGIARYV
- a CDS encoding SDR family oxidoreductase produces the protein MNGELVAVTGAGRGLGFAIARALGDAGARVVVAEREPELAAAAARALGERGIEVHRVDTDVSDPRSVEALAQAVEPLGPLHGLVNNAALADGVGGKPFHRIDPAEWDRLMAVNVRGPWLVARALWPHLARPGGRIVNMASDAALYGSPRLAHYVTSKGALIAMTRAMARDAGEDGITVNAVAPGLTLGEAAERIPPERHELYRRNRALRRDQHPGDVTGAVLFLLSPAASYITGQTLVVDGGFVFH
- a CDS encoding thiamine pyrophosphate-binding protein, producing the protein MSDAPQRGAPGDRDGARPGNGGDLLVRILRENGVDTVFGVVSVHNLPLVEAVDRDLRFVAVRHEAAAVNAADGHARAGGGLGCALTSTGTGAGNAAGSMIEALAAGSRVLHVTGNIDSAHLGRGRGVIHETKDQLGMLTAVSKHAATITSAGTAASVLRTAIRHARTLPYGPVSVEWPIDLQYAAQQDTGAGAENGPAVPRPDAAHTVSTARVAEIAARLAAARRPLIWAGGGARAAGGPLRALAERLGAPILTSNAGRGSVSEDHELVVGNFAASAAAQPLLADADLLLSIGTHFRSNETRHYALRLPEHHVQLDVDRDALGRSYPVTDGLCGDAADLLPALLDHLPEDGPTSEPGWRERGVATRRAVRDRLRADIGPYAAICDAMRAHLEPGSPIARDVTIPSSQWGNRLLPIFDPATNIFPVGGGIGQGLAMGIGAALARPDVPALVIAGDGGLSVHLGELATLAQERPWLVVVVFNDGGYGVLRNMQDAHMERRSGVDLFTPDFAATARAMDMPYALVRDAGDFAGAFAKAVAAREPSLLEVDVTALGPVPVPFVPPVAIPGRT
- a CDS encoding alpha/beta fold hydrolase; amino-acid sequence: MIHVERRGSGPPVLLLHGIGGSADSFADQFDAFAEDGRTVLAWDAPGYARSADPDGPPGMAGYARAAAEVVRSCAPVHVLGVSWGGVIATRLAADRPELVRSLVLAGSTRGSGRTAQKRAAMTARRAELERLGPAAFAAGRGPRLLSAQAPPELVRRVVDTMARSIRTPGYGHAAAAMAETDHSAVLGELSMPVLVVVGDRDEVTGVDESRAIAAAVPHARLEIVQGAGHLVNQERPGAFNALVRDFWKDVP